The proteins below come from a single Cervus elaphus chromosome 4, mCerEla1.1, whole genome shotgun sequence genomic window:
- the CHMP1A gene encoding charged multivesicular body protein 1a has translation MDDTLFQLKFTAKQLEKLAKKAEKDSKSEQAKVKKALQQKNVECARVYAENAIRKKNEGVNWLRMASRVDAVASKVQTAVTMKGVTKNMAQVTKALDRALSTMDLQKVSAVMDRFEQQVQNLDVHTSVMEDSMSSATTLTTPQEQVDSLILQIAEENGLEVLDQLSQLPEGASAVGESSVRSQEDQLSRRLAALRN, from the exons ACACCCTGTTCCAGCTGAAG TTCACGGCGAAGCAGCTGGAGAAGCTGGCCAAGAAGGCGGAGAAGGACTCCAAGTCAGAGCAGGCCAAGGTGAAGAAG GCCCTTCAGCAGAAGAATGTAGAGTGTGCACGTGTGTACGCCGAGAATGCCATCCGCAAAAAGAATGAAGGTGTGAACTGGCTCCGCATGGCGTCCCGCGTGGATGCCGTGGCCTCTAAGGTGCAGACAGCCGTGACCATGAAGGGG GTGACCAAGAACATGGCGCAGGTGACCAAAGCCCTGGACCGGGCACTCAGCACCATGGACCTGCAGAAGGTCTCTGCGGTGATGGACAGGTTCGAGCAGCAGGTGCAGAACCTGGATGTACACACGTCG GTGATGGAAGACTCCATGAGCTCGGCCACCACACTGACCACGCCACAGGAGCAGGTGGACAGCCTCATCCTGCAGATCGCGGAGGAGAACGGCCTGGAGGTGCTGGACCAGCTCAGCCAGCTGCCCGAGGGTGCCTCTGCTGTGGGCGAGAGCTCCGTGCGCAGCCAGGAGGACCAGCTGTCCCGGAG GTTGGCCGCCCTGAGGAATTAG
- the DPEP1 gene encoding dipeptidase 1 — translation MWTGWWLWPLVAVCTADQFRDNAVRLMQSTPVIDGHNDLPWQLLNKFNNQLQDPRANLTSLNGTHTNIPKLKAGFVGAQFWSAYTPCDTQNKDSVKRTLEQIDVIQRMCQLYPETFLCVTDSAGIRQAFQEGKVASLVGVEGGHSIDSSLGVLRALYHLGMRYLTLTHSCNTPWADNWLVDTGEDEAQSQGLSSFGQSVVKEMNRLGVIIDLAHVSVATMEAALQLSKAPVVFSHSSAYSVCHHHRNVPDHVLQLVKQTGSLVMVNFYNDYVSCKAEANLSQVADHLDYIKKVAGAGAVGFGGDYDGVSRLPSGLEDVSKYPDLVAELLRRQWTEAEVRGALAENLLRVFEAVEQVSDHKQAPGEEPIPLGQLEASCRTKYGYSAAPILHLQPGALLASLVTLLLSLYLL, via the exons ATGTGGACCGGCTGGTGGCTCTGGCCCCTGGTGGCCGTCTGCACTGCAGACCAGTTCCGGGACAATGCAGTGAGACTCATGCAGAGCACGCCTGTCATCGACGG GCACAATGACCTGCCCTGGCAGCTGCTGAACAAGTTCAACAATCAGCTTCAGGACCCGAGGGCCAACCTGACCAGCCTGAACGGCACGCACACCAACATCCCCAAGCTGAAGGCTGGCTTTGTGGGGGCCCAG TTCTGGTCTGCGTACACGCCCTGCGACACCCAGAACAAGGATTCGGTGAAGCGGACGCTGGAGCAGATTGACGTCATCCAGCGCATGTGCCAGCTCTACCCCGAGACCTTCCTGTGTGTCACGGACAGCGCAG gcaTCCGGCAGGCCTTTCAGGAGGGGAAGGTGGCCAGTCTGGTTGGCGTGGAGGGCGGCCACTCCATCGACAGCAGCCTGGGTGTCCTGCGGGCGCTCTACCACCTGGGCATGCGCTACCTGACTCTCACCCACAGCTGCAACACGCCCTG GGCCGACAACTGGCTGGTGGACACAGGAGAGGACGAAGCCCAGAGTcaaggcctctcatcctttgggCAG AGCGTCGTGAAGGAGATGAACCGGTTGGGCGTCATCATCGACTTGGCCCACGTATCCGTGGCCACGATGGAGGCCGCTCTGCAGCTGTCCAAGGCCCCGGTCGTCTTCAGCCACTCCTCGGCCTACAGCGTGTGCCACCACCATCGCAACGTGCCGGACCACGTGCTGCAGCTGGTG AAGCAGACGGGCAGCCTGGTGATGGTGAACTTCTACAATGACTACGTTTCCTGCAAAGCGGAGGCCAACTTGTCCCAAGTGGCAG ACCACCTGGACTACATCAAGAAGGTTGCAGGAGCTGGAGCCGTGGGCTTTGGTGGGGACTACGATGGCGTGTCCAG GCTCCCCTCCGGGCTGGAGGATGTGTCCAAGTATCCAGACCTGGTCGCTGAGCTGCTCAGGAGACAGTGGACGGAGGCAGAGGTCAGGGGTGCCCTGGCTGAAAACCTGCTGAGGGTCTTCGAGGCTGTGGAGCAG GTTAGTGATCACAAGCAGGCTCCTGGAGAGGAGCCCATCCCACTGGGCCAGCTGGAGGCTTCCTGCAGGACCAAGTACGGCTACTCAGCGGCTCCCATCCTCCACCTCcagccaggggccctgctggcctCCCTTGTGACCCTCCTCCTCAGCCTGTATCTTCTCTGA